The Carbonactinospora thermoautotrophica sequence ACACCGACCAGCCCTACACCGACGCCGCACGCTGGTCGATGCGCCACGCCTACCACCGCCGCGTCCTCGACCACGGCAGCGATCTGCACCTGACCGGCTCAGGCGGGGACACCCTCCTGGTCGCCTCACCCTCCTACCTGGCCGACCTCGCCCGGCTCGGCCAGCCCAGGGAGCTGCTGCGGCACGCGGTCGCCCGTGCCAGGCTGCGACACCAGCCTGTCCACTCCGTGCTGGCCGCCGCGATCACGCTGGCGTACACCTCGTACCCGCAGGCCCTGCGACGTCTCGCCGCCGACATCACCCAGCCGCCAGCACGGTGGGAGCGCCCGAACGCCTCCCGGCGGTTGCACTGGTGCGGCTCGTCCAGCTTCGCCGCCTGGCTCACCCCCACCGCCCGCGACCAGCTCGCCCAGCGCGTGCTGGCCACCGCAGCGACGACCGACCTGGGCGGGGTGCCGATCAGCACCCACCGGGCCTGGTGCGAACTGCGCGAGTTCGGCGCCTACCAGGCCGAGCTCACCGCCCAACTGCGGGCGACCGGGATCAACGCCCACGCGCCGTTCCTGGACAACGCGGTAGTGCGCGCGGCCATGTCGATCCCGGTATCCCAGCGACAGTCCACCACCGTGCAGAAACCGCTGCTCGGCGCCGCCTTGCGGGGCCTGGTCCCAGACTTCCTGCTGCACCGGCGCACGAAGGGCGCCTACGACGGCAACGCCTACACCGGCATCCGCCGCAACGCGAACCGGCTGCACGCGATCCTCGACGACTCCTACCTTGTCCAGGCCGGCATCGTCGACCACGCCGCAGTCCGAGCCGATCTGGACCGGCTCATCGCCGGGGCACCCGGCCGCCTCGCAGCCCTGGAGACGCTGATCACCACCGAGCTCTGGCTCTCCCGGCACACCAGCAGACCACCCGCACGGGTCTGGCGAACGGAGGAACCCGCCCATGCCTGATCTCGCACGTCTCGACCCGGCCTTCCCGCCAGTGCGCCCGAGCCGGCACGTGCGCGCGACCGTCACGGACGACGGCGCCATGCTGCTCGACCTACGCGGCCGAGGACGCTGGTACGCCCTCCCCGCCTCCGGTGCCCGGTGGTGGCGACACCTGGCCGCCGGGGCCACCGCGGACCAGGCCGCCGAGGCCGTCGCCGCCCACTACCGCATCGACCCCACCCGCGTCCGCGCCGACATCCAGGCGATGGTCGCGGACCTGCTCAGCCGAGGCCTCCTCGAAATCGTCGGACGCAAACGCCGGAGGTGGTGGCCGTGGTGAGTATCCGCATGGCCCTCGACGACACCCGGACCCGCCCACCTCTGGCCGACCGCCTCCTCGGCATGGCCGCCTTCCTCACCGCCATCGTGCTGCTGCGGTGTCTCCCGCTCCGGGCGACCCTCGCCGCAGCCAGAGCCGCCAAGCGCCTGGCCCGCAGACCCGCCACGACCGCCGAGGCCGAACGCGCCCTCACCGCCCGCACCTGGGCCGCCACATTCTTCCCCGGCCGGGCCGCCTGCCTGGAGATGTCCCTGGCCGCGTTCCTCACCGCCGCCGCCTTCGGCCGGGCGGTGGACTGGTGCATCGGCTGCAGGTTCCGCCCATGCGAGTCGCACGCCTGGATCGAAGCCGCCGGTCGGCCGGTCGGTGAGCCTGCCCTGCCCGACCGCCCGTTCCGCGTTACCGTCCGTATCTGACCGATCTTGGAGAGAGACCTTCGTGCCCGAGACCGCCATCACCGACGACGCCGTCGCGCGTGCTGTCGCCGCCGTGCCGCGCGAGCACTACACCGACCACCCCCACCTGGGCGGCGTCCCGCAGGCCACCGCGCAGTTCGCCATCGAGCGGGACCTGCGCCGCGCGGGTGTGCAACCTGGGATGCGGGTGCTGGAGATCGGCACCGGCACCGGCTACACCGGCGCCCTGCTCGCCGAACTCGTCGGCAAGGACGGACACGTCGTCTCCGTCGACATCGACCCTGCCCTCATCGAGCGGGCCGCCAAACTGCACGCCGAACGCGGCGTGGCGAACCTGACCCTGCTGGCCGGGGACGGGCACCGCGGCGCGCCCGGGCACGCGCCGTTCGACGCGATCCTCGGCTGGGCCACCCCCACCCACATCCCCCACGCCTGGATCCAGCAGTCCCGCCCCGGAGCGATCATCTCCACCCCGATCTACATCGCCCCGGTCGCCCGCACGGTCGGCCACATCCGCGCCCGGGTCACCGGCGACGGCCGGCTCACCGAGCCGAAGCTCGGCGGGGCCGTCTATGTCGACATGGGACCGCAGGTCAACACCAGCCTCGGGATCCCGATGTTCTACCTCGACGCCCGCCACGACAGCCCGGACGGCCAGGTCGCGTGGGTCAGCGTCGCCTGGCGCGGCCACCACCCCGGCCACGACCCCGCCGCCACCCTGCGGATGCTGATGAACCCCGCCCACACCGAACCGGTCCCGCTCGGTGACACCGACGAAGAACGGGCGGTCGCCTGGCGGGACTTCCGCGCCTACTGCGCCGCCCGCGACAGCATCTACACCCCGTCCAGCCTCACCGCCTACGGCACCGCTGGGGATACCTGGATCTCCGGTATCGGCTTCTCCAGCGGTAACCACGCCGCCGTCCTCACCGCCGACGGCCGCTTCATCGCCAACAGTCCCGACTCACCCGCCCTGGCCAAACTCCGCGACTACTTCCGCGACTGGCAGCAGGCCGGCTGCCCCGGTATCGACGCGCTGCAACCCCACCTCACCCCCACCGACGACGGCTGGCAGGTCCGCGTCACCCTGGCCCACGCGACCCGATAACGGGGCGTCCACCACAGTGCACAGGTCGGCTGACCTGCGCGCTCGCCGAGGCCGGGTGATCCCGAAGCCGAGGGAGGGGGAGAAGTACGCCGAGGCGCGCGAGCACGGGTTCCACGCCCTGCGGCACTACTACGCCTCGTTGCTGCTTGCCGAGGGTGTCGACGTCCGCACCCTCGCCGAGTACCTCGGCCACGCCGACCCCGGGTTCACGCTGCGCACGTACACCCATCTCATGCCGTCGAGCGAGGACCGAGCCAGAAAGGCCGTCGACCGCGCGCTCGGTGCGGCGGCCGACGGCCTCTCATGTGCCCCGAATGTGCCCTCGGACGCGGAGGATCTTCCGTCCTCGCAGGTCAGCGGGTTATCGGATCAGATGTCGAAGTACAGCTCGAACTCGTGCGGGTGCGGGCGCAGGCGGATCGGGTCGACCTCGTTGGCGCGCTTCCACGAGATCCAGGTCTCGATCAGGTCGGGCGTGAACACCCCGCCCTCGAGCAGGTACTCGTGGTCCTCCTCCAGGGCGTCCAGCACCGCCTCGAGCGAGGCGGGCACCTGCGGGACGGCGGCGTGCTCGTCCGGCGGCAGCTCGTACAGGTCCTTGTCGATCGGCTCGGGCGGCTCAATCTTGTTGCGGATGCCGTCCAAGCCCGCCATCAGCATCGCGGCGAACGCGAGGTAGGGGTTGCAGGACGGGTCCGGGACGCGGAACTCGATCCGCTTGGCCTTCGGGTTGGAGCCGGTGATCGGGATCCGGACGCAGGCCGAGCGGTTGCGCTGCGAGTACACCAGGTTGACCGGCGCCTCGAAGCCGGGGACCAGCCGGTGGTAGGAGTTCACCGTCGGGTTGGTGAAGGCGAGCAGCGACGGGGCGTGCTTGAGCAGGCCGCCGATGTAGTAGCGGGCGGTGTCGGACAGGCCCGCGTAGCCGACCTCGTCGTAGAACAGCGGCTCGCCGTCCTTCCACAGCGACTGGTGGCAGTGCATGCCCGAGCCGTTGTCGCCGAAGATCGGCTTCGGCATGAAGGTCGCGGTCTTGCCGTTGCGCCAGGCGACGTTCTTCACGATGTACTTGAAGAGCATCAGCCGGTCGGCGACCTCGAGCAGGGTGCCGAACTTGAAGTTGATCTCCGCCTGGCCGGCGGTGCCGACCTCGTGGTGGAGCCGCTCGACCTCGACACCCGCGGCCTGCAGCTCGTTGGTCATCTCGGCGCGCAGGTCGGCGAAGTGGTCGACCGGCGGGACCGGGAAGTAGCCGCCCTTGTAGCGGACCTTGTAGCCGCGGTTGCCGCCGTCCTCGATACGGCCGGTGTTCCAGGCGCCGGCGATCGAGTCGATGTAGTAGTACCCGGCGTTCTGCTTGGTCTCGAACCGCACGTCGTCGAAGACGTAGAACTCGGCCTCGGGCCCGAAGTACGCGGTGTCCGCGATGCCGGTGCCCTTGAGATACGCCTCGGCCTTCTTCGCGACGTTCCGCGGGTCCCGGCTGTACGCCTCGCCGGTCAGCGGGTCGTGGATGAAGAAGTTGAGGTTGAGGGTCTTGTCCTTGCGGAACGGGTCCAGGACCGCCGTGGTCGGGTCCGGCAGCAGGGCCATGTCGGACTCGTGGATGGCTTGGAAGCCGCGGATCGACGACCCGTCGAACATCAGCCCGTCCGTGAAGACCTTCGCATCGAAGGCCTCGGCCGGAACGGTGAAGTGCTGCATGATGCCCGGCAGGTCACAGAACCGGACGTCGACGTACTTGACGCCCTCGTCCTTGATGAACTTCAGCACCTCATCGGCGTTGGTGAACATCCATCCTCCTCGACCCGGCCCCAGGCACGGGCGTCGTATCGCGGACGACCGTCGGGACGCACCGGCGGTCAGTCTTGGACGTTAGGGAGTCGCCGTTTCCCTGGCATGTCCCATGTGTTTCCGCTGTGTTACATGACCCGCGTGTGTTACCTGACCCGCGGGCCCGCGGTGAGGCCTTGTTAGCGTGGGGGCGTGGACCGTCGTGCGCTCGGATCGTGGTTGTCCGGCCCCCAGGTGGACCGGGACGAGACCCCACAGGAGTACCCAGGACAGCGGCTTGGTATGCCGCGCTCCGGATCGGGTTCGCTGGCCGGCTGGGGCCGCCGGATCGGCGCCCTCGCGGTGGACTGGGCTCTGTCCTGGGCCATCGTAGCCGGGTTCGGTCTGGGCGGCGGGTTCGCCACGCTCGCTGTCTTCGCCGTGGAGAACGTGCTGTTGGTGGGCACGCTCGGCTTCACGGTCGGCAAGCGGCTGTTCGGCATCGGGGTGCGCCGGGTGGACGGCGGCCGTCCGTCGTTCCCGGCCGTGCTCATCCGGACCGTGTTGCTGTGCCTGGCGGTGCCCGCGATGATCACCGACCGGGACGGTCGAGGCCTGCACGACAAGGCCGTGGGCACTGCGGTCATCAGGCTCTGACCTGCGCGAATCCAGTTTTTCCGACTTGACACTGATCGCAGGATTTAGCACTCTAATGCTGTGAGTGCTAACGCGCTCACTGTGATGGGGTATTTCGCCCCGCGAGGCGACCCATGACGACATCTGTCCGGAAGGGAGGGATGCGTATGGCGTTGACTCGTTGGGATCCGTTCACCGCCTTGGCCCGTCTGGACG is a genomic window containing:
- a CDS encoding albusnodin/ikarugamycin family macrolactam cyclase, whose protein sequence is MTVSTPGWITGCAGSDVVPVGGRPLWRGPRPAWIVGDTLAYRVVHDDAGMLRLAVVGDCYATDAQLRQGLGAVTRADWRALTGWPGSYWVVADDGRRTVVLTDVAGTRPVYYTFHHGGVVWASAATPLADLTAAPIDHAALVARMVCPTVSEVTGTGTVFAGVHRLPGGHALHLGAGRIQPYEPETQKATFEQAAEALREALVVAVERRAASAARLSADFSGGLDSTSLALLAARAGYEVFAVTRDDPTSANDDVLYAKRAAADEPRIRHVIVGEAEHGLFFDRMDAAPHTDQPYTDAARWSMRHAYHRRVLDHGSDLHLTGSGGDTLLVASPSYLADLARLGQPRELLRHAVARARLRHQPVHSVLAAAITLAYTSYPQALRRLAADITQPPARWERPNASRRLHWCGSSSFAAWLTPTARDQLAQRVLATAATTDLGGVPISTHRAWCELREFGAYQAELTAQLRATGINAHAPFLDNAVVRAAMSIPVSQRQSTTVQKPLLGAALRGLVPDFLLHRRTKGAYDGNAYTGIRRNANRLHAILDDSYLVQAGIVDHAAVRADLDRLIAGAPGRLAALETLITTELWLSRHTSRPPARVWRTEEPAHA
- a CDS encoding PqqD family protein: MPDLARLDPAFPPVRPSRHVRATVTDDGAMLLDLRGRGRWYALPASGARWWRHLAAGATADQAAEAVAAHYRIDPTRVRADIQAMVADLLSRGLLEIVGRKRRRWWPW
- a CDS encoding lasso peptide biosynthesis B2 protein, with amino-acid sequence MSIRMALDDTRTRPPLADRLLGMAAFLTAIVLLRCLPLRATLAAARAAKRLARRPATTAEAERALTARTWAATFFPGRAACLEMSLAAFLTAAAFGRAVDWCIGCRFRPCESHAWIEAAGRPVGEPALPDRPFRVTVRI
- a CDS encoding protein-L-isoaspartate O-methyltransferase family protein, yielding MPETAITDDAVARAVAAVPREHYTDHPHLGGVPQATAQFAIERDLRRAGVQPGMRVLEIGTGTGYTGALLAELVGKDGHVVSVDIDPALIERAAKLHAERGVANLTLLAGDGHRGAPGHAPFDAILGWATPTHIPHAWIQQSRPGAIISTPIYIAPVARTVGHIRARVTGDGRLTEPKLGGAVYVDMGPQVNTSLGIPMFYLDARHDSPDGQVAWVSVAWRGHHPGHDPAATLRMLMNPAHTEPVPLGDTDEERAVAWRDFRAYCAARDSIYTPSSLTAYGTAGDTWISGIGFSSGNHAAVLTADGRFIANSPDSPALAKLRDYFRDWQQAGCPGIDALQPHLTPTDDGWQVRVTLAHATR
- the glnA gene encoding type I glutamate--ammonia ligase: MFTNADEVLKFIKDEGVKYVDVRFCDLPGIMQHFTVPAEAFDAKVFTDGLMFDGSSIRGFQAIHESDMALLPDPTTAVLDPFRKDKTLNLNFFIHDPLTGEAYSRDPRNVAKKAEAYLKGTGIADTAYFGPEAEFYVFDDVRFETKQNAGYYYIDSIAGAWNTGRIEDGGNRGYKVRYKGGYFPVPPVDHFADLRAEMTNELQAAGVEVERLHHEVGTAGQAEINFKFGTLLEVADRLMLFKYIVKNVAWRNGKTATFMPKPIFGDNGSGMHCHQSLWKDGEPLFYDEVGYAGLSDTARYYIGGLLKHAPSLLAFTNPTVNSYHRLVPGFEAPVNLVYSQRNRSACVRIPITGSNPKAKRIEFRVPDPSCNPYLAFAAMLMAGLDGIRNKIEPPEPIDKDLYELPPDEHAAVPQVPASLEAVLDALEEDHEYLLEGGVFTPDLIETWISWKRANEVDPIRLRPHPHEFELYFDI
- a CDS encoding RDD family protein codes for the protein MDRRALGSWLSGPQVDRDETPQEYPGQRLGMPRSGSGSLAGWGRRIGALAVDWALSWAIVAGFGLGGGFATLAVFAVENVLLVGTLGFTVGKRLFGIGVRRVDGGRPSFPAVLIRTVLLCLAVPAMITDRDGRGLHDKAVGTAVIRL